AATTTCAGATTAGCATCAATTACAAAACAGTTTACGGCTTTTTCAATTTTACTTCTGGAAAACGAAGGAAAACTTTCTTTGTCGGATTCGCTCACAAAATTCTTCCCGGAATTTCCGAAATATGGAAATATAATTTCCATCAAAAATATTTTGCAGCACACTTCCGGAATTTTAGATTATAAAGATTTTGTAAATGATGATTCAATTCAAGTTAAAGATAAAGATGTTTTACAAATTTTGATGAATCAAGATTCGACATATTTTGAGCCGGGAAAAAAGCATAGATATTCAAATTCCGGTTATGCAATTTTAGCATTAATTGTAGAAAAACTTTCCGGAAAAACTTTTGCAGAGTTTTTGAATGAAAGAATTTTCAAACCGTTAAAAATGAATAATTCAATCGCATACGAAAAAGGAATTTCGGAAATTCCCAATCGTGCTTTCGGTTATGTGAAAACGGATACAGGATTTGAATTTTCGGATCAAAGTTCAACAAGTGCAGTTTTGGGCGATGGTGGAATTTATTCATCAACAATTGATTTGCTTAAATGGAATGAAGAAGTTGAAAATCCAACACTTTTGCCAAAAGAAAAATTTGCACAATCTTTTGTAAAAGGAAAAAATAATAAAGGTGAAGAATTTGATTACGGATTTGGCTGGAGATTAGATCCGTACAAAAATTATAAAAGAATTTATCACACCGGAAGCACATGCGGGTTTTCGAACATTTATATGAAAATTCCGGAATTAGATTTAACGGTTATTATACTTATTAATATTAGAGATTACGATGCAAAAAAATATGCAGAACAAATTACTGATTTATTTATTGAATGATTAAACGCAAATGTAGCCGCAAGCTTCAGCTTGCGTAAAATAATAGTAAAAACAAAAATTTGTCATTTCGAATCTCAATGTTTTATATTGGGTGAGAAATCACTCAATTTTTAGATATCTCAGTCACAAAATACGTTCCTTCGATATGGCAATAATCAGTAATTATTCTTAAAAATGTGAACAAAAAGAAAATAATATGAACAACAAAACCTCATTTATATTTTGCATTTTGATAACCGTTTTAAATTTTGCGCAAGTAAATTTAACAGAAAATATTTCTAATAAATATTCCGGAAACCCAATAATTAAAGGTTGGTATGCAGATCCAGAAGCAGAAATATTTGAAAATAAATTTTGGATTTTCCCAACATTCTCTGATGAATTTGAAGGAAATTATATTCTATCAAATTTAACTACCGAGCAAATCGAGTTACAGAAAAACACAATAAATCAGCAATATCTAAAACAAACTTTTTTAGATGCTTTTTCTTCCGAAGATTTAATTAATTGGGAAAAACACTCACACATTTTGGATGTTGAAAATATTTCATGGGCAGCATATTCAATTTGGGCTCCATCAATATTTTATGATAATAAAAAATATTATCTTTTCTTCAGTGCGAATGATATTCAGAATGATATTAAAGTAGGCGGAATTGGCGTTGCGGTAAGTGAAAAACCGGAAGGACCATATTCTGACGCAATTGGAAAACCGTTAATAAATAAATTTTATAACGGCGCTCAACCAATTGACCAATTTGTTTTTAGAGATGATGACAGTACAATATATATGTATTACGGCGGATGGAAACATTGTAATGTTGTAAAACTCAGCCAAGATTTAACAAAATTAATTCCATTTAATAATGGTGAAATATTTAAAGAAATTACTCCGGAAAATTATGTTGAAGGTTCATTTTTATTTAAGCGAAATGGAAAGTATTATTTTATGTGGTCGGAAGGAGGTTGGACCGGTCCCGATTATAGTGTAGCTTATGCAATCGGAGATTCACCGATTGGTCCATTTAAAAGAATCGGAAAAATATTACAGCAAGATTCAACAATTGCAACGGGAGCGGGACATCATTCATGTTTCAAAATTCCCAATACTGATGAATGGTACATTTCATATCATCGCAGACCTTTAAATACAACGAATGGAAATCATAGAGAAGTTTGCATTGACAGAATGTACTTTGATGAAAATGGATTTATACTTCCAATCAAAATGTCTTTTGAAGGAGTTGAAAAAAGAGTAATTAAAAATTAGATCTAATTAATTATTTTTTCATCAAAGATTTATCCGCGAAAATCATAATAGATCAGTAAAATCTGCGTTCTATTTATTTTAAGATTTTTAAATTTATAACATAATTTTTGAATTAGTTCTAATTGATTCTTCAATTGCGTTAATAATTCTTACGTCTTTTAATCCTTCTTCACCGGTAACTTTTAAGGGTTTATTATCTCTAAACGAAATTGCCATTTCGTCCATTTGAACTGATTGTTGATTTTTCTCGGTAAATTGAATTGGTCCCTTAGAACTAATTCCCTTAATTCCTCTATAAGATGAAAAGGGATTTAAGCCAAACCAGCCAGTTCTTGCTTGAACATAAAGATTAGAAATTCCCAATCCAAAACTTCCCATACAATTTGCAATTACTCCACTCGGAAATAATAGTTGGAAAGTAACGGTTTCATCAATTTCTGTTAATTCATTTGGTCGCGAGTTATAGCTTTGAGCTGTTACTGAAATTGGTTCTTCGCCGGTTACATATCTTGCCGCATTCAATGAATAAACCCCAATATCTTGCATTGCACCGCCGCCCATTGCTTTTTTTGCCCGCCATGCATTTGTGTTTCCCATAAAAAATCCAGCACCGGCATTTATTGTAACCAAATTTCCAAATTCTTTTTCTCTCGCCATTCGGATAATTTCAATTGTATGCTGTTCGTATTGCATTCTGTAACCAATCGAAAGCCCAACATTATTTTCATTGCAAGCGTCAATCATTTCTTTGCATTCTTTCACATCCATTGCCATTGGCTTTTCGCAGATTACATGTTTTCCGGCTTTTGCCGCGCGGATTGTAAACTCTGCGTGCATTGAATTTGGCAAAACTACATATACAATTTTTATTTCATCGTTATTAATTATGTTATCAAAATTTTCATAATTGTAAATATTTTTTTGTAGAATATTGTATTTCTTTGACCATTCATCTGCTTTGGAAGGAGTTCCGGTAACAATTCCGGCAAGATAACATTCTTTAGTTTCTTGAAGCGCGGGAGCTAAATTATTTTTGCTGTAATTCCCAAGTCCAACGAGTGCAATTCCCATTTTATTATTTTTATCATTTAGAAAATTTTTATTCTTAAACAATGGCGAAGCAAAGCCAAATGAAAGTGCTCCGGCACCAATAGATACTTTTTTAATAAAATCTCTTCTTGAATTGTTAAAGGAATTTGAATTTTGGGAATTCATAATTTATCTCCATTCAATTAAAACTTATTTAAAAATAAGAATTGTTTTATTAAACTTAAGAGATAATTGAAGAAATATTAAAAGAAAAAAATGAGAGCATACAAAAATTATGTGCTCTCAAATTATTTATTTTGATTTAAATTTTCGATAAATGAAAAGTAAAATAATTGAACCAGCAATTGCCATTGCGAAACTTCTGAAATCAAATCCGGTAATATCTCCCAATCCTAGAAATGAACCAATAAAACCTCCGACAAAAGCTCCGGCAACACCAATTAAAATTGTAATTATCATACCGCCAGGATCTTTACCGGGCATAATGAATTTAGCAATTGCACCAGCTATCAACCCAAAAACTATCCAAGATAAAATTCCCATAAATTATTTCCTTTATTTTGTTTGAAATTGATAATTACTTTAAAACCTAATTATAAAATTATAATGTTTCGTTCAAAAATCAAGTTAATCGCAGAAACTATTACAAATTATAAAATTGAAAATAAAAAGTTTTTTTTATATTTCTTTCATTAAAGTTAGGGATTATAAAATGAGCAAAACAAAAAATAATAAATATACTATTGGACTTTTACAGCTTGCTTTTTCGTCTGATTTAAAAGATAACACAAAAAAAACTTTATCTTGGGTTGATAAAGCTGCAAATAAAGGCGCACAAGTTATTTGTCTGCCGGAACTTTACCGTTCACAATATTTTTGTCAGAAAGAAGATTCATCACTTTTTAATTTGGCGGAAACTGTTGATGGTCCTTCTGTAGCAGCATTTCAGAAATCTGCAAAGAAAAATAAAGTTTCGATAATTGTACCAATTTTTGAAAAACGCGCACCCGGAATTTATCATAACAGTAATGTAATTATTGATGCTGATGGTTCAGTTTTAGGAGTTTACAGAAAAATGCACATTCCCGATGATCCGGCATTTTATGAAAAATATTATTTCACTCCGGGCGATTTAGGATTTAAAACTTTCCAAACCAAATTCGGAAAAATTGGAACATTAATTTGCTGGGATCAATGGTTTCCGGAAGGTGCAAGATTAACAGCTTTAAAAGGTGCTGATGTTTTATTTTATCCCACCGCTATTGGCTGGCATCCATCCGAAAAAGAAAGATACGGAAAAGCTCAGCAAGATTCTTGGGTTACAATTCAAAGATCACACGCAATTGCAAACGGAGTTTATGTTGCTTCTGTAAACAGAATAGGATTTGAGAAAACTGTTAAAGAGCAAGACGGAATTATATTTTGGGGCTCATCATTTATTTGTGATCCTCAAGGAGTTTTTATAGCTAAAGCTTCTGAGGATAAAGAAGAAATTTTATTAGCAGAAATAGATTTAAATCATATTGAAACAATTAGAAGAAATTGGCCATTCTTGCGCGATAGAAGAATTGATGCATATGATGGAATTACAAAAAGATTTTTGGATGAAAAGTAATGAACAAAAATTTAAGATATCCGGCTGAGTGGGAAGAACATAAATCGACAATAATTTGCTGGCCTCACCAAAAAGAAGATTGGCCCGGAAAGTTCATGCCCATTCATTGGGTTTACACGGAAATTGTAAAATATTTATCACGCGGAGAATTTGTTAGAATAATTGTTCAATCAAAAAATCATCAAGAAAAAGTTAAAAATTATTTGCTTCGTGCAGAAATATTTTCAGAAAATATAGATTTTATAATTGCCAAATCTGATCGAGGCTGGATGCGTGATTCTTCGCCAGTATTTGTTAAAGTAGGAAATAAAACAAAAGCAATTGAGTTTACTTTTAATGGTTGGGCGAAATATTCAAATCATAAATTGGATAAAAAAATTCCGCAGATTTTAGCAAAACATTTAAATGTTGAAACTGAATCTGCAATTCACAAAAATAAAAATGTTGTTTTGGAAGGCGGTTCAATTGATATTAACGGAAACGGAACTTTATTAACAACAGAAGAATGTCTGCTTGATGAAAAAGTTCAAACTAGAAATCCCGGTTTTACGAAAAAAGATTATGAAGAAATTTTCAAAAAATATTTTGGAATTAAAAATGTAATTTGGTTGAAAAATGGAATTGCCGGAGATGATACACACGGACACGTTGATGATTTGGGCAGATTTGTAAATTCCAACACTTTATTAATTTGTAATGAAGAAAATTCATCCGATCAAAATTACACAAATTTAAAAAAAAATTTAGAAATTCTTGAAAATGTAAAATTAGAAAACGGTTCTAAACCCAATGTGGTTAAACTTCCGATGCCATCGCCAATTATTTTTGAAGGAATGCGACTTCCCGCAAGTTATGCAAATTTCTACATTTCGAATTACGCTGTTTTAGTCCCGACATTTAACGATCCTAATGACAGAATTGCTTTAAATATTATTAAAGAATTTTTTCCGGATAGAGAAGTAATAGGAATTCATTCCGTAGATTTGGTTTGGGGATTGGGAACAATCCACTGTTTAAGTCACGAAGAACCAGTTTAATTTTCTAACTCAAAATACTATCAATTTGTCTTTCAGTTATTTTGACGAAATCCGCATAACTTTCAGGATTAAATCTGTTCAAATAAAAAAGTAAAATTCCGATAGATAAATTTTTCAAAGATTCCATTTTTAAATCTGCAATTTCTTTTGTACAAATATTGTTTTCAATACAATAATTCCAATCTTCGTCGCAAAGTTTATCATAAAAATTATAGATAAAATTTATTGTTTGCTTTTTTTGACCAAGATCATTTGCTTTTTCAAGAAAGAACAATTCAAATATTCCCGGATATTGAACAAAATATTTCATATAAGATATTGTAACCTTTTTGATTCTATCTAAACCTTTTGGACTGGTTTGTGTTTCAATTTTTACAATGTCTACGCATTCCGATTGAAAATCTTTTACACATTCAAAAACAAGATCTTTTATATCTTTAAAATAATTATAGAGTGTTGCATAAGAATAACCAGCTTCTTTTGCAATATTTCTAACATTTACGGTTTTTAAACCCTCGCTCTTTAGTATTTTTTTTGTTGCTTGAATGAAATAACTTTTCATTCTTTCTTCTTGAATTATTTTGTTGTCCATGATCATTGTTAATATGTTTATCAAAGTTTATTTAATTAACAATGTTAATATAATGAACAACAATCATTTATGCAATTTATTTTTTTAAGAATGTTATAATATTTAAGAATTTCTAAAATGGACTATTTACTTAAAATAAAACCATTAATTTTAGAAAGCTTATTCATTTTCAAACCTTTTTCAATTATGGTTTTATATTTTTCTTGAGCTTCAGAAATTGTTATATTACCTTTCAAAGTTTCATCAAGATTTCCATCAGCATTGTTATCCACAAAAACCGAAATTTTATATTCAATAATTTTAAACTTTTCCTTTATTGAAAATTGATTAAAATGAGCACTTTTAATAGATGAAAAACTTTTTATTTCATAAATGGTATTATTTTCAATAAAAGAAAATGTAGTATTTCCCAAATCAATTTGATTAACTTTTCCTTGCTTTTCTAATGCATCAAGACAATAATCGTAAATATTTTGTGCTGTAGAAATTGAGATTTCACCATTAATTACTTCATCAATAATTCTGTCTTGATTCAAATCTGCAGCAATGAAATTAGAGCCGATAATCTGATTGCATGACTTAGGATTATTTGGACAATAAGCTGATCTTAAAACGTAATTTTGACCGGAATAATTAAATTTAAATTCTGAAACGCGCATTTCTGATGAACTTGCACATCCAATTATTAAATAAGAAATTAGGCAGATTAAAAAAAATGGAACAACTTTAGAAAGAAATTCTTTTTTGTTTTTTGAAGTTTTCATTTTATCATCTCCTATTTTAACTTCCATTCAAGGAGAGAAGTATTTAGTTTTGTTTCTATGATATAATTTAACAGATTGGCAAACAAATGCAAGAGTTTTATGTCTTTTTTTGCAAATTATTTTTAAATAAAAATCAATTATTTCAAAACAATTGATTTTTCAGAAATTGTAAAAGCGCTGAAATATCCTAATGCATTATTATTCCAATTTGTTTCCGGGTTTGCCGGCGCAGAAGATCCAAATGGACCGCCTCTTGAATTTGCACTCCGAAGAGTCTTTAAATATATGTGAGTTGCTTCATCTATTGAGTGAAGTTCCAAATTAATTTTATCACCGGACTTAAATTCTTCTTCATCATCAAAATTAAAAAAGAAAAAATCAATATAATTTCCGTTTGTTAGTCTATCATCATAAAGAAAAATTCCATCAAGTCTTTTATCGTTTTTGTAAACAACAAATCTTGCATAATCTTTTTTATTTGGATCATCTTTAAAATGCACATGAAGTTCAAGGAAATTTTTATCTTTATTGAACGGACGTGATTCAAGTAAATAAGAAAGACTATCAATAATAATTGTTTTTGGAACCGAAGAAACAGCTGAATAATTTTTATCAATATAATTAACACTTATTAAATATTCATTTTCCGGAATTGCGATTAAATTTTGATGAAAATATTTTCCGGGTGAAATTTCCGAAAGTAAAAATTCTTCAGTATTATTTACTGAAATTTTAACTTCTGCGTTTGAAATATTTTCATAGTTTCCTGGATTATAAAAATCGGTTGATTTAATAATTTGAACAAAATTTTTTTCAAGAGAATTTGTTAAATTTGCTTCAATTACAATTGCTGGATCGGCAGAATTTAAATCAAGTTCTATAACTTCTTCACAACTGTGAAAAATCAATGCAAAAAATATTAATAAAAATTTATTTTTCATTTATATTATTCCAATACAAAACATGATAAAGTTTTTTTCTATTTAAAATATTTTGATTTTTTTCTAACCTTTCACTTTTCACATTTTTCGTTTCACATTTTTATCAAAATCTAAAATTAAAAGTTATTGATGGAACAATTGAAAACAATGCCAATTTTATAGCTTGTGTTTTTGTGGGATCATTTTCATCTTCTTCAAAAGTAATTCTGAAAGCGTTTTCTCTTGCATAAACATTATACGCTGAAATTGATAAACTCATTTCTTTTTCGTTTGAGCGATTAAAATAATAAGTTGCCCCTATATCAAGTCTATGATAATCCGGCATTCTGTAACCATTTCTTTCCGTGTATAAATTTATTGTTTGTCCATCAATCTCATATTTTCCACTTGGAAAAGTTGCCGCAAGTCCGGTATAATAAATCCAATTTGCAGATAACGACCAATTATCATTTAAATTATAAATTCCAACCAAAGCAACATCGTGAGTTCTATCTTGTCTTGCGGGAAAACTTTTTCCATTATTAATTTTTGCAAATTTTCTTTCTGTTGTTGATAATGTGTAACTAATCCATCCGGTAAACTTTCCAACTTTTTTTTCAAAATAAAATTCAGCTCCGTAAGACCATCCATCACCAAATACTAATTGAGATTCAATAAATTCATTTAAGAAAATATCAGCGCCGTTTTTATATTCAATTAAATTTTGCATATCTTTATAATAAATTTCGATAGAAGACTCATAAGCGTTGTTGCTAAAGTTTTTGAAAAATCCAAAAGAAATTAAATCGGAAACTTCAGGTTTAACAGTTGATGTGCTTGGCTGCCAAATATCTAAAGGTGTAGATGTAGATGCTGTTGAAAGAAGATGAATATTTTGAGTATTTCTTGCATAGCCTAATTTTATTGAACTTGTTTCATTTAATAAATA
The nucleotide sequence above comes from Ignavibacteriota bacterium. Encoded proteins:
- a CDS encoding agmatine deiminase family protein, whose product is MNKNLRYPAEWEEHKSTIICWPHQKEDWPGKFMPIHWVYTEIVKYLSRGEFVRIIVQSKNHQEKVKNYLLRAEIFSENIDFIIAKSDRGWMRDSSPVFVKVGNKTKAIEFTFNGWAKYSNHKLDKKIPQILAKHLNVETESAIHKNKNVVLEGGSIDINGNGTLLTTEECLLDEKVQTRNPGFTKKDYEEIFKKYFGIKNVIWLKNGIAGDDTHGHVDDLGRFVNSNTLLICNEENSSDQNYTNLKKNLEILENVKLENGSKPNVVKLPMPSPIIFEGMRLPASYANFYISNYAVLVPTFNDPNDRIALNIIKEFFPDREVIGIHSVDLVWGLGTIHCLSHEEPV
- a CDS encoding beta-lactamase family protein, with product MKKISIILLLQIIIISCGTISMENKIDNIFSEFQNELTPGVSVSVLKDEKLVYEKCFGFADLENKILIEPKTNFRLASITKQFTAFSILLLENEGKLSLSDSLTKFFPEFPKYGNIISIKNILQHTSGILDYKDFVNDDSIQVKDKDVLQILMNQDSTYFEPGKKHRYSNSGYAILALIVEKLSGKTFAEFLNERIFKPLKMNNSIAYEKGISEIPNRAFGYVKTDTGFEFSDQSSTSAVLGDGGIYSSTIDLLKWNEEVENPTLLPKEKFAQSFVKGKNNKGEEFDYGFGWRLDPYKNYKRIYHTGSTCGFSNIYMKIPELDLTVIILINIRDYDAKKYAEQITDLFIE
- a CDS encoding family 43 glycosylhydrolase, which encodes MNNKTSFIFCILITVLNFAQVNLTENISNKYSGNPIIKGWYADPEAEIFENKFWIFPTFSDEFEGNYILSNLTTEQIELQKNTINQQYLKQTFLDAFSSEDLINWEKHSHILDVENISWAAYSIWAPSIFYDNKKYYLFFSANDIQNDIKVGGIGVAVSEKPEGPYSDAIGKPLINKFYNGAQPIDQFVFRDDDSTIYMYYGGWKHCNVVKLSQDLTKLIPFNNGEIFKEITPENYVEGSFLFKRNGKYYFMWSEGGWTGPDYSVAYAIGDSPIGPFKRIGKILQQDSTIATGAGHHSCFKIPNTDEWYISYHRRPLNTTNGNHREVCIDRMYFDENGFILPIKMSFEGVEKRVIKN
- a CDS encoding TetR/AcrR family transcriptional regulator, whose product is MKSYFIQATKKILKSEGLKTVNVRNIAKEAGYSYATLYNYFKDIKDLVFECVKDFQSECVDIVKIETQTSPKGLDRIKKVTISYMKYFVQYPGIFELFFLEKANDLGQKKQTINFIYNFYDKLCDEDWNYCIENNICTKEIADLKMESLKNLSIGILLFYLNRFNPESYADFVKITERQIDSILS
- a CDS encoding Gfo/Idh/MocA family oxidoreductase; its protein translation is MNSQNSNSFNNSRRDFIKKVSIGAGALSFGFASPLFKNKNFLNDKNNKMGIALVGLGNYSKNNLAPALQETKECYLAGIVTGTPSKADEWSKKYNILQKNIYNYENFDNIINNDEIKIVYVVLPNSMHAEFTIRAAKAGKHVICEKPMAMDVKECKEMIDACNENNVGLSIGYRMQYEQHTIEIIRMAREKEFGNLVTINAGAGFFMGNTNAWRAKKAMGGGAMQDIGVYSLNAARYVTGEEPISVTAQSYNSRPNELTEIDETVTFQLLFPSGVIANCMGSFGLGISNLYVQARTGWFGLNPFSSYRGIKGISSKGPIQFTEKNQQSVQMDEMAISFRDNKPLKVTGEEGLKDVRIINAIEESIRTNSKIML
- a CDS encoding carbon-nitrogen hydrolase codes for the protein MSKTKNNKYTIGLLQLAFSSDLKDNTKKTLSWVDKAANKGAQVICLPELYRSQYFCQKEDSSLFNLAETVDGPSVAAFQKSAKKNKVSIIVPIFEKRAPGIYHNSNVIIDADGSVLGVYRKMHIPDDPAFYEKYYFTPGDLGFKTFQTKFGKIGTLICWDQWFPEGARLTALKGADVLFYPTAIGWHPSEKERYGKAQQDSWVTIQRSHAIANGVYVASVNRIGFEKTVKEQDGIIFWGSSFICDPQGVFIAKASEDKEEILLAEIDLNHIETIRRNWPFLRDRRIDAYDGITKRFLDEK
- a CDS encoding GlsB/YeaQ/YmgE family stress response membrane protein: MGILSWIVFGLIAGAIAKFIMPGKDPGGMIITILIGVAGAFVGGFIGSFLGLGDITGFDFRSFAMAIAGSIILLFIYRKFKSK
- a CDS encoding DUF4249 domain-containing protein, translating into MKNKFLLIFFALIFHSCEEVIELDLNSADPAIVIEANLTNSLEKNFVQIIKSTDFYNPGNYENISNAEVKISVNNTEEFLLSEISPGKYFHQNLIAIPENEYLISVNYIDKNYSAVSSVPKTIIIDSLSYLLESRPFNKDKNFLELHVHFKDDPNKKDYARFVVYKNDKRLDGIFLYDDRLTNGNYIDFFFFNFDDEEEFKSGDKINLELHSIDEATHIYLKTLRSANSRGGPFGSSAPANPETNWNNNALGYFSAFTISEKSIVLK